A genomic region of Christiangramia sp. OXR-203 contains the following coding sequences:
- a CDS encoding DUF2231 domain-containing protein, translated as MRTKQLLFTTLLLVFFVNFSNALVKDINSVSLNNVEVTLEDTVPDTFSPVQGSEAVGLDEFPNLHPLVVHFPIALLLLAVLLQFIQLFTMNRTMDWVILLTVGAGFIGAYVAGTFVHPNTEGLTETAKKVLEQHDKYATWTIWTSAIAAVLKLGSLFLLKQKRWFEISVFLVLAFAGYSVGWAGHYGSQLVYIEGVGPQGQFLGDENGNSHGEDGEHSHQKNMRKAFLTIGLTIIIAVGLIIAWQPYLWWITLVILPFSSFQ; from the coding sequence ATGAGAACTAAACAATTATTATTCACCACATTACTTCTGGTCTTTTTTGTAAATTTCTCAAATGCCTTGGTGAAGGACATCAATTCAGTATCCTTAAATAATGTCGAAGTAACATTGGAAGATACAGTGCCTGATACCTTTTCTCCAGTCCAGGGTTCTGAAGCTGTAGGTCTTGATGAATTTCCTAACCTACATCCTTTAGTGGTCCACTTTCCCATTGCTTTACTATTGTTAGCCGTGTTGCTGCAGTTTATACAACTCTTCACAATGAACCGTACTATGGACTGGGTCATTCTGCTTACAGTAGGTGCTGGATTTATTGGAGCTTATGTCGCCGGAACATTTGTACATCCAAATACTGAAGGTCTTACCGAGACTGCTAAAAAAGTGCTGGAACAACATGATAAATATGCCACTTGGACGATATGGACTAGTGCTATTGCTGCTGTGCTAAAATTGGGAAGCCTCTTCCTTTTAAAACAAAAAAGATGGTTTGAGATTTCAGTTTTTTTAGTACTTGCCTTTGCAGGTTATTCTGTGGGCTGGGCTGGGCATTATGGATCGCAACTTGTGTATATCGAAGGGGTAGGGCCACAAGGGCAGTTTTTAGGGGATGAAAACGGAAACAGCCATGGAGAAGATGGGGAGCATTCGCATCAAAAAAATATGAGGAAAGCTTTTTTAACTATTGGTTTAACAATTATTATAGCAGTAGGTTTAATTATAGCCTGGCAGCCGTATTTGTGGTGGATTACTTTAGTTATCCTTCCTTTTTCCTCTTTTCAATAG
- a CDS encoding heme-binding domain-containing protein — MKVIKFIGWFFLVALVVIQFFPIERNQSEEVSCTDFMLVNTVPEKIQNKIQVSCYDCHSNNTEYPWYNKVQPVAWFLEDHIREGKAELNFNEWGDYSDRRKNSKLRSIISQIEDGEMPLDSYTLIHGEAKLSSEDKLEIINYITGLKSEL; from the coding sequence TTGAAAGTAATTAAGTTCATTGGCTGGTTTTTTTTGGTCGCATTGGTTGTAATACAATTTTTTCCGATAGAACGCAATCAAAGTGAGGAAGTGTCCTGTACAGATTTTATGTTGGTCAACACTGTGCCTGAAAAAATACAGAATAAGATACAGGTATCTTGCTACGACTGCCACAGTAATAATACTGAATATCCTTGGTATAATAAAGTACAGCCGGTGGCCTGGTTCCTGGAGGACCATATTAGAGAGGGAAAGGCAGAACTTAATTTTAACGAATGGGGTGATTATTCAGATCGCAGAAAGAACAGCAAGTTGAGATCTATTATAAGCCAGATTGAAGACGGTGAGATGCCATTGGATTCTTATACCCTGATCCATGGGGAAGCGAAACTTTCAAGTGAAGATAAGTTAGAAATTATAAATTATATAACCGGCCTTAAAAGTGAATTATAA
- a CDS encoding DUF3347 domain-containing protein encodes MKKVRMTIKIYLMVLVTLTAMSCKDANQKEEVSEPMSSEMYQEDVDNQEGSGKMMAENAGNNATNTIIDNYLQLKNALVADDQEAAAQAGGKLVGEFENFDKSNYSSEEQQELTDIIEDAKEHAEHIAESAIDHQREHFDILSKDVIDMIAITGTNKKLYQDFCPMYNNNKGAQWLSASKEIQNPYFGSKMMDCGKIQKEIN; translated from the coding sequence ATGAAAAAAGTAAGAATGACAATAAAAATTTACCTTATGGTATTGGTGACACTAACTGCAATGTCTTGTAAGGACGCGAATCAGAAAGAGGAAGTCTCTGAACCGATGTCCAGTGAGATGTATCAGGAAGATGTTGATAATCAGGAAGGTTCCGGAAAAATGATGGCCGAGAATGCAGGTAATAATGCTACAAATACCATTATCGATAACTACCTGCAGCTGAAAAATGCCCTGGTGGCAGATGATCAGGAAGCAGCGGCTCAGGCCGGAGGCAAATTGGTTGGTGAATTTGAGAATTTTGACAAGAGCAATTATTCTTCAGAGGAACAGCAGGAGTTAACGGATATCATTGAAGATGCAAAGGAACATGCAGAACATATTGCCGAAAGCGCCATTGACCATCAACGGGAACATTTCGATATTTTGAGCAAAGATGTTATAGATATGATTGCCATAACCGGAACGAATAAAAAGTTATATCAGGATTTTTGTCCAATGTATAACAACAATAAAGGCGCACAGTGGTTAAGTGCTAGTAAAGAAATTCAAAACCCGTATTTCGGAAGTAAAATGATGGACTGCGGAAAAATTCAAAAAGAGATTAATTAA